Genomic DNA from Filimonas effusa:
TTATAGCTAATAACATCGCAACATCCGCTAAGTTGATAATAACAATACAAGCCAACAACGGAAGCTCTTCCGTCAGCCAAACAAAAGTAGAATCAGTTAAATCTCTGAAAGAGATCTTTAAAATAGTAGACAAGAACGATTTACAGATCCATGCCTTAAAGTTTGGATTTGAATTGCACGGCGAAGAAGAAAACATACTTCCCAATGGAAAGTCCTTGCTCACCTATGCGTATATAAAAACCAAAGCAGCTGGCAGCGTACACAAAAGTGAAACTTAAATTCCCATACCATGCACCCTGCCAGCACCGCCTTATTTAACGACCGGGAAATTTCCGCCATCGATAACCAGGTTTGCACCCGTGATATACGATGCCGCAGGTGACACAAGGAAGTAGATCAGCTCCGCCGTTTCTTCCGGCTCTGCCATTCTTCCAAGAGGCACGCCGCCTACTCTTTCCAACAGCCTGCCGGTCATTTCCTCCACTGTAATGTTGTGCTGTTTGGCATAGTCCTCCAAAAAGACAGTCATGGCCTCCGTCTTGTTTAAACCCGGAGAAACTGTTACCACTCTCACGCCTTTGCCTGCAACCTCTGTTGCCAATGCTTTGCTATAGGTATTCAATGCCGATTTTGCCACACTGTACGCCATAGTGGACTCCCAAATAGGAAACTGGCCACTGGTGGAGGAAATGTGAACGATTACCCCATACTGTTGCGCCAGCATCCCAGGCAACAAAGCCCTGTCCAGGCGAACGGAGGCAAGCAGGTTTACCTGCAGGGCCTGATCCCAATCCTGATCCGTTAACGTGCTAAATCCTCCTCCCGGGTAGGTATTTGCCCCCATGTTATTGATAAGTATGTCTACCCGCCCGAATTGACCAATGATCTTATCTGCAACTTCGATGATCTCTTCAGGCCGCGACAGGTCGGCGGCAATAAAGGTATAGGCGACATCGGGTTCTGCCGGGGTATTTCTGGCCGTAACAATAACAGTCGCACCCGCTTGCGCAAGCCTTCTTACCACCGCTTTGCCAATTCCTTTGGTACCGCCTGTTACCAGAACTATTTTACCCTTTAACACTTCATCAGTTGTTCCTTGACTTTTCATGACTTTAATTTTAATGCGCTTATGATGTAGTTGACGAAAACATGATTTAAATTAGTTTCGTAAAGTAACTAAAGCAGATGCTTTCGTTCATTTTCAAGCCACAAATAGGTGGTCACTTCCGGGTAACTAAAACAAAAAACAGGTAACATTTAAGTAACTAATGAAGAAATACAGAGACCATACCTCCACCTGTCCAATTGTACATACGATGGCTTATATTGGCGGTAAGTGGAAACCAATCATACTGGGCCGGCTGGTGAACGGAGCGGTCCGGTTTGGCAAGCTGGCCGCAGTAATACCAGACATATCACGTAAGATATTGGCCGGGCAACTGAAGGAATTGGAGGACGACGGGTTGATCTTGCGCCACAGTTATAACGAAAAACCACCCAGGGTAGAATACGAACTAAGCGAGATTGGCAAAACCGTTATCCCTGTTCTGATGGCCATGACAGAATGGGGCGGCCAAATGCATGATACCATAGTCAACCATAAACGTGCACTTGCAGGGTCCTCTGAATAGTACTGTATGCCAATGCCTGGCCTTAGTCGGGACTTTTCAGCCTCTTATCCCGGCATACAACCTTGCAGCGGAAAGAAAGGGCTTTTATGCCGTTTTTTTCTGAACTTGTAACTATGAAAAAACATGCACCATTATTACACTGCTTACTATTTAGCCTTTTCCTCGCACCAGTCCTGGATGCATTTGCCCAGGAAACAGATGCCGAAGTAACCGCTGCTATCAAACAGCAGGATAGTCTTTTCTGGCGGGCTTACAATAGCTGCGACACCATAGCTATGGCTGCCCTCTTTTCCGAAGACGTGGAGTTTTATCATGATAAAGGAGGACTTACCT
This window encodes:
- a CDS encoding SDR family oxidoreductase; amino-acid sequence: MKSQGTTDEVLKGKIVLVTGGTKGIGKAVVRRLAQAGATVIVTARNTPAEPDVAYTFIAADLSRPEEIIEVADKIIGQFGRVDILINNMGANTYPGGGFSTLTDQDWDQALQVNLLASVRLDRALLPGMLAQQYGVIVHISSTSGQFPIWESTMAYSVAKSALNTYSKALATEVAGKGVRVVTVSPGLNKTEAMTVFLEDYAKQHNITVEEMTGRLLERVGGVPLGRMAEPEETAELIYFLVSPAASYITGANLVIDGGNFPVVK
- a CDS encoding winged helix-turn-helix transcriptional regulator; this translates as MKKYRDHTSTCPIVHTMAYIGGKWKPIILGRLVNGAVRFGKLAAVIPDISRKILAGQLKELEDDGLILRHSYNEKPPRVEYELSEIGKTVIPVLMAMTEWGGQMHDTIVNHKRALAGSSE